From a single Bacteroidota bacterium genomic region:
- a CDS encoding M20/M25/M40 family metallo-hydrolase, whose protein sequence is MANTKPRSSALRPPQLIQCVLWVLCVTWVPWAAGQAPKVKTSAAITAHDVMERESILASDSLAGRRTGEPGAEKAARYISSEFQRIGLSHAGTSAEYEQPFDFSEHALDTSKHEHTRAMNVIGLIRGTDPRLKDESVVIGAHYDHLGMGGPFALDTVHAIHYGADDNASGVTGLLEIAENLREGNIKPKRDIIFIAFSGEEEGLFGSAYYTEHPITPLTKVQAMLNMDMIGRMQDSTLILEGVGTSPVFRGLVDSLNAPATLHLKYFQKGTGPSDHAKFYSKDVPVLFFFTGFHPDYHKATDTKEKINADGEVRVAKFVESILLDLANRPDKIPFSRPAGDTEQKAASFSVYVGGVPDYGYDGDGLRISDITENSPAEIAGLAKGDVIILVGDMTIHTIYDYTNALAKHKPGDLTNFKVLRNGKEVVVPVVFGSRAKGH, encoded by the coding sequence ATGGCAAACACTAAGCCGCGCAGTTCTGCGCTTCGTCCTCCCCAGTTAATCCAATGTGTCCTGTGGGTCCTATGCGTCACGTGGGTCCCATGGGCCGCCGGTCAGGCACCGAAGGTCAAGACTTCCGCCGCGATCACCGCACACGATGTCATGGAGCGCGAGTCCATCCTCGCCAGCGATTCGCTTGCAGGGCGTCGCACGGGCGAGCCGGGCGCAGAGAAGGCTGCGAGATATATCTCGTCCGAGTTCCAGCGCATCGGACTCTCCCATGCTGGAACCTCCGCAGAATACGAACAGCCGTTTGATTTTTCCGAACATGCGCTCGATACCTCGAAGCATGAGCACACTCGTGCCATGAACGTGATCGGATTAATCCGCGGCACCGACCCCAGGTTGAAAGATGAATCTGTCGTTATCGGGGCTCATTATGACCATCTTGGCATGGGCGGGCCATTCGCTCTCGATACGGTCCATGCGATCCATTATGGGGCGGATGATAATGCGAGTGGTGTGACCGGGCTCCTGGAAATTGCTGAAAACCTACGGGAGGGCAATATTAAGCCAAAGCGCGATATTATCTTCATTGCATTTTCCGGTGAAGAAGAAGGTCTCTTCGGAAGCGCCTACTACACCGAACACCCGATCACTCCGCTCACAAAAGTCCAGGCCATGCTGAACATGGACATGATCGGCCGGATGCAGGATAGCACCCTGATCCTCGAAGGGGTCGGTACGTCACCAGTCTTTCGTGGGCTGGTCGATAGCTTGAACGCTCCGGCGACTCTGCATCTCAAGTATTTTCAAAAGGGCACCGGACCGAGCGATCATGCGAAATTCTATTCGAAGGATGTACCGGTCCTCTTCTTCTTCACCGGATTCCATCCGGACTACCACAAAGCCACAGATACGAAAGAGAAGATTAATGCCGATGGTGAGGTGCGGGTCGCAAAATTCGTCGAGTCCATTTTGCTCGATCTAGCCAACCGCCCGGACAAAATTCCGTTTTCGCGTCCCGCTGGCGACACCGAACAGAAGGCCGCATCCTTTAGCGTATATGTTGGTGGCGTACCCGATTATGGCTACGATGGCGACGGCTTAAGAATCTCTGATATCACCGAGAACTCGCCGGCCGAAATTGCAGGGCTCGCCAAGGGTGATGTGATTATCCTCGTTGGCGACATGACAATCCACACAATTTATGACTACACAAACGCTCTGGCCAAGCACAAACCAGGCGACTTGACCAATTTCAAGGTGCTTCGCAATGGCAAAGAGGTTGTTGTCCCGGTCGTATTCGGAAGCCGTGCAAAAGGACATTGA
- a CDS encoding exodeoxyribonuclease III produces the protein MRLLSWNVNGIRAAQKKGFLDYLKREDPDVMCLQETKASPEQLDEALLAVSGYDAHFVSAEKKGYSGVAIYTRQKPAQVISGCGATRFDAEGRVISADFGDFVLYNIYFPNGGRGPERVRYKLDFYDHLLDQWQELRSEGREIVICGDVNTAHKEIDVARPKEWSRQSGFLPEERAWLDKITDMGYVDAFRANNQKPEQYTYWDNFRQARERNVGWRIDYFFVTEGLMSRVKQAAIYPDVMGSDHCPVELIIE, from the coding sequence ATGCGCCTTCTTTCCTGGAACGTCAACGGCATCCGTGCCGCGCAAAAAAAGGGCTTCCTCGACTACCTGAAGCGAGAGGATCCCGATGTTATGTGCCTACAAGAGACCAAAGCTTCGCCGGAGCAACTTGACGAGGCGCTGCTCGCTGTCAGTGGCTATGACGCGCACTTCGTCAGCGCGGAAAAGAAAGGTTATTCGGGCGTTGCGATTTACACCCGGCAGAAACCCGCGCAGGTTATTTCGGGCTGTGGTGCAACGCGGTTCGACGCCGAAGGCCGTGTAATCTCGGCGGACTTTGGTGATTTCGTCCTCTATAATATTTATTTCCCGAATGGCGGTCGTGGTCCCGAGCGCGTTCGCTACAAATTGGACTTTTACGATCACCTCCTCGATCAGTGGCAGGAGTTGCGCTCCGAAGGGCGCGAAATCGTCATTTGCGGCGATGTCAACACGGCGCACAAGGAGATCGACGTGGCGCGACCGAAAGAGTGGTCGCGGCAGTCAGGATTCTTGCCCGAGGAGCGGGCCTGGCTCGACAAAATCACGGATATGGGTTATGTCGATGCCTTCCGGGCCAACAACCAAAAGCCTGAGCAGTACACCTATTGGGATAACTTCCGGCAAGCTCGCGAGCGCAATGTGGGCTGGAGAATTGACTATTTCTTCGTGACCGAGGGACTTATGTCCCGCGTGAAACAGGCCGCAATCTACCCAGATGTCATGGGCAGCGACCATTGCCCGGTGGAACTGATAATCGAGTAA
- the rpsU gene encoding 30S ribosomal protein S21 has product MVGIVVQEHEPIDRALRRFKKKYERAGILKEYRRRTAFEKPSVKNKMLRQRAARRQMRIQEEQA; this is encoded by the coding sequence GTGGTAGGAATTGTAGTCCAGGAGCATGAGCCGATCGATCGAGCCCTCCGCCGTTTTAAGAAGAAGTACGAGCGCGCCGGAATCCTGAAGGAATACCGCCGCCGGACGGCATTTGAGAAGCCATCTGTGAAAAACAAGATGCTCCGCCAGCGCGCTGCGCGACGCCAGATGCGCATTCAGGAAGAGCAAGCGTAA
- a CDS encoding T9SS type A sorting domain-containing protein, whose translation MRIQFYVLLLLVLFLSPALVLHAQPNLGGSIGLDAMPDDNEGICTHPMFQVTNPADFNSTGLPEGVAIPDFTFYTMDSVPVTASKLLATGKPLVLISASYTCDVFRNQIPQINQLVTNYGNAVSIYLVYTIEAHPIVDTCVYVSRNWVVRQDSTDHVLYREPKTYGERKALIDTMLRRQTDPAIKAPIIIDGPCNDWWRTFGHAPNCAYLIDPNGKVVTYQGWFNDSQSPSPTYLFQAIDKLLGNASVQQTEPTPASVWPNPVPMGSMLHVTQMSSNARFILSDVLGRSVLAEGVNADGSVSLQSTAPGAYYYRLETGGSVTAGRLIVSP comes from the coding sequence ATGCGCATACAATTCTATGTTCTGCTGCTCCTCGTATTGTTTCTGAGTCCCGCGCTCGTGCTTCACGCGCAACCGAATCTTGGTGGTTCGATCGGACTGGACGCGATGCCGGATGATAACGAGGGCATCTGCACGCATCCAATGTTTCAAGTCACCAATCCGGCGGATTTCAACTCCACCGGACTGCCCGAAGGCGTTGCGATTCCTGATTTCACGTTTTACACGATGGATAGTGTGCCGGTCACTGCGAGCAAATTGCTCGCGACCGGTAAGCCGCTCGTGTTGATCTCGGCGAGTTATACGTGCGATGTATTCCGGAATCAAATCCCGCAAATCAATCAATTGGTCACCAATTACGGAAATGCCGTTTCAATCTATCTTGTTTATACGATCGAAGCGCATCCAATCGTCGATACATGCGTCTATGTGAGCCGGAATTGGGTCGTTCGACAGGACTCGACGGATCATGTCCTGTATCGCGAGCCCAAAACCTATGGCGAGCGCAAAGCTCTTATCGATACGATGCTGCGGCGTCAGACGGACCCGGCAATCAAAGCGCCGATCATTATCGATGGGCCGTGCAATGATTGGTGGCGCACGTTTGGGCACGCGCCAAATTGTGCTTATCTGATCGATCCAAACGGGAAAGTTGTCACCTATCAGGGTTGGTTCAACGATTCGCAAAGTCCTTCACCAACATACTTATTTCAGGCAATTGATAAACTTCTGGGCAATGCATCAGTCCAGCAGACCGAGCCAACGCCCGCATCTGTTTGGCCGAATCCGGTGCCGATGGGTAGCATGCTTCACGTGACACAGATGTCTTCGAACGCAAGGTTCATACTCAGCGATGTGCTCGGGCGGTCCGTGCTTGCGGAGGGAGTTAATGCGGATGGCTCTGTCTCACTCCAATCGACAGCACCCGGCGCCTACTATTACCGGCTTGAAACTGGCGGCTCGGTCACGGCTGGAAGGTTGATTGTATCGCCGTGA
- the purB gene encoding adenylosuccinate lyase — protein sequence MIPRYTRPEMGAIWTDENRYRIWLEIELLATCKQEELGIVPEGTSGKIREKARFDPARIDEIERETKHDVIAFLTNIAESAGPDTRYLHLGMTSSDVVDTAFSVQLVQAGRLILDDISQLIKALGARAREFKYTPIIGRTHGIHAEPTTFGLKLAVFYDEMNRAKVRMERAVTNMAVGKISGAVGTFEHLDPSVEEFVCAKMGLRPAPVSTQIVQRDHHAEYFTVLALVASSLEKIAVELRHLQRTEVREVEEYFSKGQKGSSAMPHKRNPITLERVSGLARLMRGYAMTAMENVALWHERDISHSSTERVIAPDATIALDYMLELMTRTIRTMFVYPEAMRRNLDLTRGLVFSQPVLLALAKSGLTREQAYSIVQRNAMQVWELAASGSQPEITFRSLLDKDADVQKRLTPQDLDHAFDPKWAARSVDLIFERVGL from the coding sequence ATGATCCCTCGTTACACTCGCCCCGAAATGGGAGCTATCTGGACCGACGAGAACAGGTACCGGATCTGGCTTGAAATCGAACTCCTTGCTACTTGTAAGCAGGAGGAACTTGGCATCGTTCCCGAAGGAACGTCCGGAAAAATACGTGAGAAAGCGCGTTTCGATCCGGCAAGAATTGATGAGATCGAGCGCGAGACCAAGCACGATGTTATCGCGTTTTTGACCAATATTGCCGAATCTGCCGGCCCCGACACCCGGTATCTGCATCTGGGAATGACATCCAGCGATGTTGTCGATACGGCATTTTCCGTCCAACTCGTCCAGGCTGGCAGGCTGATTCTGGATGATATTTCGCAACTGATCAAGGCGCTCGGAGCGCGGGCACGCGAGTTCAAATACACACCCATTATTGGTCGCACGCATGGAATACACGCCGAACCGACGACCTTTGGACTCAAGCTCGCGGTGTTTTATGATGAGATGAACCGTGCAAAGGTACGGATGGAACGTGCCGTCACCAACATGGCAGTTGGGAAGATCTCTGGCGCCGTCGGAACATTCGAGCACCTGGATCCCAGTGTCGAAGAATTTGTCTGCGCAAAAATGGGACTGCGACCGGCACCAGTTTCGACACAGATCGTGCAACGCGATCATCATGCCGAGTATTTTACAGTGCTTGCGCTTGTCGCGTCCAGTCTTGAAAAGATCGCCGTGGAACTCCGGCATTTGCAACGCACAGAAGTGCGGGAAGTCGAAGAATATTTCTCGAAAGGGCAGAAGGGATCAAGTGCAATGCCACACAAACGAAATCCCATTACGCTCGAACGCGTCTCCGGCCTTGCGCGACTCATGCGTGGCTATGCGATGACCGCCATGGAAAATGTGGCACTCTGGCACGAGCGCGATATTTCGCACTCTTCCACAGAACGTGTTATCGCGCCGGATGCGACCATCGCGCTCGACTATATGCTCGAACTCATGACGCGCACGATTCGGACGATGTTCGTCTATCCCGAGGCGATGCGCCGTAATCTGGATCTAACGCGTGGCCTTGTCTTTAGCCAGCCGGTGCTGCTGGCACTCGCCAAGAGTGGACTCACACGTGAGCAAGCTTATTCGATCGTGCAGCGCAATGCCATGCAGGTCTGGGAGCTTGCGGCCAGCGGGTCACAGCCCGAAATAACCTTCCGCTCGCTGCTCGATAAGGATGCCGACGTTCAAAAGCGATTGACCCCGCAGGATCTCGACCATGCGTTCGATCCCAAATGGGCGGCGCGTTCGGTCGATCTGATCTTTGAACGCGTCGGGCTGTAA
- a CDS encoding choice-of-anchor D domain-containing protein yields the protein MLLVGLALLAQGSPRAQAQNRHNLDNLGTEFYLAFGPNLGANDQSNVMDLYITGHTHAHGKVEVPALGVSQTFTITPGQIQTIELPNGNNGNPSVEVTTDEQIVRGMAVHVTSDSEVAVFGLNHKFYSSDAFMGLPNDVLGTEYRTMCYQAGTFGGMNGVQYTPSEFWIVSIQDSTNVKITLADRSAGGVQRNTPQSVLLMKGDIYLVQGVAQRGNDLTGSLIESDRPIAVFSGHQRTNIPDTALNSDGDPSRDHLVEELPPVSAWGDSALVVPFATADLPDLVRVLCAEDSTEISVNGTSVGSYNAGQFYEITHLAGVTDIRASKPILVGQYMHTSLGGLNQNGPQAYGDPALALVFPVEQFTTSYTIVSIVDQFSFSGNFVNIVVPTDSISSMQLDGQPMDPAEFHPIANSRYAYAQHSLEQGTHNITGGAPFGVTVYALGPVDSYAYTGGTLLKTITPLKTVGLSIDFGDRVLGAAPGYAGTFDTTVTLINVSEDTVNIYSFPKRIQDTDRFDVKLGAPVLPLMISPLTTDSFTIQFTPHEVNRRMHTQITAKTDHLRAYVVDVYGRGVVGELGIFRDSTKIYNIDTLDFGTFTKDDVPKDSVVYIGNAGLAKLTINSVAIVGATNNDFSMTGFAVHDSTVDTPFTIAQAPSTPAVVGVRFTPNGAMSNGLRSAQLTVTSGSTVHTVVLLARMETIYPMTQSTASIPYGSALVCDDIPNTLTVTNPNDVAVTLLGTSIAGPNGGDFTVTTPTPILIAPHGSTDLSVHFKPASGTTINRQATLTLQFDLPKKDTVPHVINLTGTATKRQLGFAASQHIHVNGTDPFSMPIYATADLTPYNASGYMIRLSYDSVNLKLVDVATAGTLTPQGTSFPFAVFSKPPGHDTVIFEQSESNSIPIAGGGPSSRPLIWLKFQPAHANDGKSSDSSFTIAYDITLNGMNITSRCFDLVVVPGQVEIISSCASPSLTPADQLPPTTVLAQPTPDPFQQSTTMEYGVAADGPVKIEVLDATGRVRRTLVDGFVKAGRYTATLSGEDLPSAAYFIRITAPDVKGEYRRVRRVVLAR from the coding sequence TTGCTTCTCGTAGGTCTTGCGCTTTTGGCACAAGGCTCGCCGCGTGCGCAGGCGCAAAACCGGCACAATCTCGATAATCTCGGCACCGAGTTTTACCTCGCGTTCGGTCCGAACCTGGGCGCGAACGACCAAAGCAATGTGATGGACCTCTACATCACCGGCCACACGCACGCGCATGGAAAAGTGGAAGTGCCCGCGCTCGGCGTGTCGCAGACGTTCACGATCACACCGGGGCAGATCCAGACGATCGAGCTGCCGAATGGCAATAATGGCAACCCGTCGGTCGAAGTGACGACCGACGAGCAAATCGTGCGCGGCATGGCTGTGCATGTCACGAGCGATAGCGAAGTTGCAGTCTTTGGTCTGAATCACAAGTTCTACTCGAGCGATGCCTTCATGGGTTTGCCGAACGATGTGCTCGGCACCGAATACCGGACGATGTGCTATCAGGCCGGTACATTCGGCGGAATGAACGGCGTGCAGTATACACCGAGCGAGTTTTGGATCGTCAGCATCCAGGACTCGACGAACGTAAAGATTACGCTTGCGGACCGGTCCGCCGGTGGTGTTCAGCGCAATACACCGCAATCGGTCTTGCTGATGAAGGGCGATATCTATCTTGTCCAGGGCGTGGCCCAGCGGGGCAACGACCTGACGGGCAGCCTCATCGAGTCCGACCGGCCTATCGCGGTGTTTAGCGGTCACCAGCGGACGAATATCCCGGATACAGCACTGAACTCCGATGGCGATCCAAGCCGAGACCATCTGGTTGAGGAGCTACCTCCGGTGAGCGCGTGGGGCGATTCGGCGCTCGTCGTGCCCTTCGCAACCGCAGATTTGCCCGATCTTGTCCGCGTCCTCTGCGCGGAGGATTCCACCGAGATTTCTGTCAACGGCACGAGTGTCGGCTCCTACAATGCCGGTCAGTTTTACGAGATCACGCATCTCGCCGGCGTGACTGATATTCGCGCCTCGAAGCCGATCTTAGTCGGGCAATACATGCATACGAGCCTGGGAGGACTTAACCAGAATGGTCCACAAGCTTACGGCGATCCGGCGCTGGCGCTGGTGTTTCCCGTCGAGCAGTTCACCACATCGTACACGATCGTCAGCATCGTCGACCAGTTCTCTTTTAGCGGCAACTTCGTCAATATTGTCGTGCCAACGGACAGCATCTCGAGCATGCAGCTCGATGGTCAGCCGATGGACCCGGCGGAATTTCACCCGATCGCAAACAGCCGCTACGCCTACGCGCAGCACTCACTCGAGCAGGGGACCCACAACATCACCGGCGGTGCGCCGTTCGGCGTGACGGTCTATGCGCTCGGGCCGGTCGATAGTTATGCTTATACCGGTGGTACACTACTCAAGACCATCACGCCGCTGAAGACCGTTGGTCTGAGTATTGATTTCGGCGATCGCGTCCTGGGGGCAGCGCCCGGATATGCCGGGACGTTCGATACGACCGTTACCCTCATCAATGTCTCCGAAGATACCGTCAATATCTACTCCTTCCCGAAGCGGATTCAGGACACCGATCGATTCGATGTCAAGTTGGGGGCACCGGTACTTCCGCTGATGATATCGCCTTTGACGACAGATTCCTTCACGATTCAATTTACACCACACGAAGTCAACCGCCGGATGCACACGCAGATTACGGCGAAGACCGATCATCTGCGGGCGTATGTCGTCGATGTTTATGGTCGTGGGGTAGTAGGGGAGCTGGGCATCTTTCGTGATAGCACGAAAATATATAATATCGATACGCTTGATTTTGGCACATTCACAAAGGACGATGTGCCGAAAGATTCGGTAGTTTATATCGGTAATGCCGGTCTGGCAAAGCTCACGATCAATTCCGTTGCGATCGTGGGCGCAACGAACAATGATTTCTCGATGACGGGATTTGCCGTACATGACTCGACGGTCGATACTCCGTTTACAATTGCGCAGGCGCCGTCAACGCCGGCTGTGGTCGGGGTGCGGTTTACACCAAACGGGGCCATGAGCAATGGCTTGCGATCGGCGCAACTCACGGTGACATCCGGCAGTACCGTCCACACGGTCGTGCTCCTTGCCCGGATGGAGACGATTTATCCGATGACGCAATCGACGGCGAGCATTCCATACGGTTCCGCGCTGGTCTGCGATGACATCCCGAACACATTGACCGTGACGAATCCGAATGACGTGGCGGTCACGCTGTTGGGTACATCGATCGCTGGCCCGAATGGTGGCGATTTTACTGTCACGACACCGACGCCGATTCTGATTGCCCCGCACGGTTCGACCGATCTCAGCGTACACTTCAAACCAGCCAGCGGCACAACCATAAACCGGCAAGCCACGCTCACGCTGCAGTTCGATCTGCCCAAGAAGGACACCGTTCCGCACGTCATCAACCTGACCGGTACGGCGACCAAGCGTCAACTGGGTTTTGCGGCATCGCAACATATTCATGTCAATGGCACCGATCCGTTCAGCATGCCGATCTATGCGACGGCCGACCTGACTCCTTATAATGCCAGTGGCTACATGATTCGACTCAGTTATGACTCGGTGAATCTCAAGCTTGTGGATGTCGCCACTGCGGGGACGTTGACTCCGCAAGGCACATCGTTTCCCTTTGCCGTTTTTTCCAAGCCGCCGGGACATGATACGGTGATCTTCGAGCAATCCGAAAGTAATTCCATTCCGATTGCCGGCGGCGGACCGAGCAGCAGGCCGCTCATCTGGCTGAAATTTCAGCCCGCGCATGCTAATGATGGAAAGTCCAGTGACAGCTCCTTCACGATTGCCTATGATATTACGCTGAACGGCATGAATATCACCTCACGGTGTTTCGATCTGGTGGTCGTGCCGGGTCAGGTGGAGATTATTTCCTCGTGTGCCTCGCCATCGCTCACACCGGCGGATCAGCTCCCGCCAACAACAGTCCTGGCGCAGCCAACGCCCGATCCATTCCAACAATCGACCACGATGGAATATGGCGTGGCGGCCGATGGGCCCGTAAAGATCGAAGTGCTCGACGCGACTGGCCGCGTACGTCGCACGTTGGTCGATGGGTTTGTGAAAGCTGGTCGATATACTGCAACACTCTCTGGAGAGGACCTCCCATCAGCAGCATACTTCATTCGGATAACCGCGCCGGATGTTAAGGGAGAGTACCGGCGGGTCAGAAGAGTCGTGCTGGCGAGATAA
- a CDS encoding T9SS type A sorting domain-containing protein yields MRLRAWIWLTLAGCSFFEQPVAAQWRKVSHLGDSIDFNHRGGDGIGCVYFLDRQGLPNVGFAGGHHMWKTTDRGVSWDTCRLSWPADFTDISFRDTVTGWASSIGGYGCYKTTNGGTTWFALSVIAGTYAVYYNDSTGKLLLGAYDTTMLVSGDLGETWQSLPVQSVVSLSFSDGSHGIASTWPYWDGIAPFYTYVDTQSYIFVTSDGGATWDKRIRISLDSQNVWWVPTQLLAVQGTPTCFAVTGGGIVIFRSDDYGWHWRKIRDDTARFPTQVNTGVIAGDLRRLMVQTDSGLWVSIDEGISWTYDHGPGYTVVSNACKFYCANGRTVAGEVFHNGGYGGLWEEDWGTAGVAEPPASQLNSLATPNPAEDVATISFTLAQDGFMKIELFDALGRVSGAALPRSLPEGDEYFTKGTHSVPISLRGLPAGVYYARISTSFGFSQTVMLVKE; encoded by the coding sequence ATGAGACTCCGTGCTTGGATTTGGCTGACGCTTGCAGGCTGCTCGTTCTTCGAGCAGCCTGTTGCCGCGCAGTGGCGGAAGGTCTCACATCTCGGCGACAGCATTGATTTCAACCATCGCGGAGGCGACGGCATAGGGTGTGTCTATTTCCTCGATAGGCAAGGTCTGCCAAACGTTGGCTTCGCGGGTGGCCACCACATGTGGAAGACAACGGACCGTGGCGTGAGTTGGGATACTTGTCGCCTATCCTGGCCTGCAGACTTCACAGATATTTCGTTTAGAGACACTGTCACTGGATGGGCATCGAGTATTGGTGGCTATGGCTGCTACAAAACCACGAATGGAGGGACTACTTGGTTCGCCCTATCAGTTATCGCCGGGACCTATGCTGTCTATTACAATGACTCCACTGGGAAGCTTCTGCTCGGGGCTTATGATACGACCATGCTCGTCTCAGGTGATTTGGGCGAAACGTGGCAGTCCTTGCCTGTTCAAAGTGTTGTCTCGCTCTCCTTTTCGGACGGCTCGCATGGCATCGCTTCGACGTGGCCGTATTGGGACGGGATTGCTCCATTCTATACATACGTGGATACGCAATCGTATATCTTTGTCACGTCCGATGGTGGAGCAACCTGGGACAAACGAATCCGAATCAGTCTCGATTCGCAGAATGTCTGGTGGGTTCCTACTCAGCTCCTCGCCGTGCAAGGAACGCCTACTTGTTTTGCTGTCACCGGTGGCGGAATCGTGATCTTTCGCAGCGACGATTATGGCTGGCACTGGCGCAAGATTCGTGATGACACGGCGCGGTTTCCGACGCAAGTGAATACCGGTGTAATCGCCGGTGACTTACGAAGACTAATGGTGCAAACCGACTCTGGTTTGTGGGTTTCGATCGACGAAGGCATAAGCTGGACTTACGACCACGGGCCAGGTTATACCGTCGTATCGAACGCGTGCAAATTCTACTGTGCAAACGGTCGCACAGTTGCCGGCGAAGTCTTTCATAACGGCGGCTACGGTGGGCTTTGGGAAGAAGACTGGGGCACGGCGGGCGTGGCAGAGCCGCCCGCCAGCCAGCTCAATTCGCTTGCCACGCCGAACCCGGCGGAAGACGTGGCGACGATTAGCTTCACGCTCGCGCAAGATGGCTTTATGAAGATCGAGTTGTTCGATGCACTGGGCCGCGTATCGGGCGCCGCCCTCCCCCGGTCTCTCCCAGAGGGAGACGAGTATTTTACAAAGGGTACTCACTCCGTCCCTATTTCGCTACGCGGCCTGCCCGCTGGTGTTTATTACGCGCGCATCAGCACGTCGTTTGGCTTTTCGCAGACGGTGATGCTTGTGAAGGAATGA
- a CDS encoding glycosyltransferase family 39 protein, with amino-acid sequence MALLDRLREPRIHFWMLAAIAVISFIAQLLAMHAPDVYGEPYLIARNIVHGKGFVFLYPYTFQESVTAYVPPLYAWLCVPFLASGLGETGIQIFNLLCLQTACFFIYRFFRPYTTANISLLIFAAVSFYIPFWALADALEPNALNILLLVLTVLCLANLSKRPSRKLWIAVGVLTGLQLLVRPDMLLGATLFSLWLIIVRRNQWLQIAKGIAIAALVAVAIVAPWTIRNYLTFHKFVLVSANSGMNLFTGNNPVATGEFRETGITPESERIYHQVLDYSKSHDQIEVDRLRWQIAMDWIKAHPMEAAALDLKKIAYHWIGRAHTGNEYRVWTPGLASDWMKNAYRIFSIVLIAFGAIGLFSQRAKPIRSLLLVVFLYSTIVSAIFFVQSRHRTLKVDPFLVPLATIGVVMVGARLPKNARS; translated from the coding sequence TCGCCTTCGCGAGCCGCGCATCCATTTCTGGATGCTTGCTGCCATCGCGGTAATCTCTTTCATCGCCCAGCTTCTCGCGATGCACGCGCCCGATGTCTATGGCGAGCCGTATCTCATCGCTCGCAATATCGTGCATGGCAAGGGCTTCGTGTTCCTCTATCCTTACACGTTTCAAGAATCGGTCACGGCTTACGTGCCGCCACTGTATGCTTGGCTCTGCGTTCCGTTTCTCGCTTCCGGTCTTGGCGAGACGGGTATTCAGATTTTCAATTTGCTTTGCCTCCAAACGGCGTGCTTTTTCATCTATCGCTTCTTTCGGCCATACACGACTGCGAACATTTCGCTTCTGATTTTTGCCGCCGTCAGTTTTTACATTCCATTTTGGGCGCTGGCCGATGCGCTCGAACCCAACGCGCTGAACATTCTGCTGCTGGTCCTCACGGTCTTGTGTCTTGCCAATCTCTCGAAACGTCCCTCGCGAAAGCTTTGGATTGCTGTTGGCGTTCTGACCGGATTGCAACTGCTTGTCCGGCCCGACATGCTGCTGGGTGCCACGCTGTTTTCGCTGTGGCTTATCATTGTCCGGCGAAATCAGTGGCTCCAAATCGCGAAAGGCATCGCCATCGCCGCACTCGTGGCCGTTGCCATCGTTGCGCCCTGGACTATCCGGAACTACCTGACGTTTCACAAGTTCGTGCTCGTCAGTGCGAACTCCGGGATGAACCTCTTCACGGGCAACAATCCTGTTGCCACTGGCGAGTTTCGCGAGACCGGAATCACGCCGGAAAGCGAACGCATCTACCATCAGGTCCTCGACTATTCCAAGTCCCACGATCAGATCGAAGTCGATCGACTCCGATGGCAAATCGCAATGGACTGGATCAAGGCGCATCCGATGGAGGCTGCCGCGCTGGACCTGAAGAAGATCGCCTATCACTGGATTGGCCGCGCCCACACCGGCAACGAATATCGCGTCTGGACTCCGGGCCTCGCTTCGGACTGGATGAAGAACGCCTATCGCATCTTCTCGATCGTTCTGATTGCCTTTGGCGCGATTGGCCTCTTCTCGCAACGCGCCAAACCAATTCGTTCGCTGCTGCTCGTTGTCTTTCTCTATTCGACCATCGTCTCGGCAATTTTCTTCGTCCAGTCTCGCCACCGGACACTGAAGGTCGATCCCTTTTTGGTGCCGTTGGCAACCATCGGTGTGGTGATGGTAGGTGCTCGGTTGCCAAAGAACGCTCGGAGCTAA